The sequence GCCGTAGTCTCATTACCAGCCTGACCATCTTCTGACGATCCCTCGACCGGCGGAATGTTTCCGTTACCAACAGTATCAGTACTTGCATCAGTATGAGGAGCTTCCTTGCTGGATGTGTCGGTAACTTCCGCTCCGACGGTGGAAGTGCTTTCAACTGCCTGTTCTTGAGCAGGAGCCTCTTCATCAAGCCCTAATGGTTTAGCTGGAATGAGCAGAACAAGTTTTCCCATCTCCACACCATTCAACTTCATCCAGGCACTAACCTGGTAGTAATTCTGATTTGGTATCGGTCTGTCAGACTCCACCTCAACCTGCATGGGAATTATAACTTCCTGGGCCTTACGGATAAAACGAAATTTTTTGGGATACATCTCTTCAAAGGTCTTCGTATAGGCCCCGGCTATGATATTTGCTATTTCACCATAGGAATCATCGATTTCTTCACTGTAGTCTTCTGAAGATGAAGCTTCCTCCAACTCAACGTCAGGAAGCATAATGAGGGTTCCACCAAGACGGATTGCATCCTTGACCGAAACCAGGATCGCACCATCACCCTCAAGTTCACCGCTTAGTTGTAATTCAGAAAAGACGAGTTTCCCGGAAGGTTCATCAAAGAAATCTTCTTTAGAAATCAATTGGGTCGTAAGGTCGGCCATGACCAGGGTCGCACCCATAAGGCCACCGACTTCATCACCAACACGCTCTTGAACAAGTTCAAGAATTTTATCAATTTTCTTTTTGGCTTTACTGGAGGACATGTATTTAGAAGAATGAAAGAATTATAAGAAAATCTTTACCTTTATTTCAGTATCGACCTGATCTGATAATTTCTTAACAGCTTTGAGAGCAAAAATAAATTTAACACAAATGATACAATAAAAAAACTGAACAAAGTACAGAGACGTTCAATCAATATATTTTAATTCCACCATAAACAATCCACCATTCATGGCAAAATGAACAACAACTCTTGTGGCGCCAGACATTCCACTGGTACTAAAGGATTCACCAATAACCGTTGTGGGAATGGCAATTTGAATATCCTTGCCATCTTCCGCAAAGGAATTTTTCATATTCCCAGCAACCATATTGGCAATTTCACCAATGGCATCTTTCACGTCCTCATCTATTTCAAGAACTTCCATTCCTAAAAATGTTCCGGTTATATCCCTTGCCACCGACGAGGGACAGTGCACAGCCAGCATCCCACGAATATCTTTGCCAAGACCTACCATACTGGTGATATTCGCAGGAATATCTCCACCTCTGCCTTCGATTATTTTTACGACTTCAAGCTCAACCATGAGCATGGCTGAGAAAACTTCACGAGTTCCATCAATTATTGCCTGCCCAACATCCATCACACTCAAATCCCTTAATATACGATCCCTATAATAAAAAAAAGAACAGGTGCAGTAACAGCCACCTGTTCCAATCGCAAGTCCATTTAAATATAAAAAAAACTCTTGCTACTTCTCAAGATCCATTTCAACCAGAAAACAGCCTTTACCGGTATCAAATTCAATAATAATTTTTTCTACCTCTTTATCAGAACTGAAACTGTATTCACGTCCACAAATGGTTGAAGGGAGAGACAAGTCAATATCTCGACCATTTTCTGACAAAATGGTTTTCACATTGCCACCGAGCATATTGGCAACCTCACCAATAGCATCATGAACATCATCGTTGATTTCTTCAACATCCATCATGAGAAAACTGCTGGTTATTGCCAATGCAACACTGTAAGGAACATGCACCGCAAGAACCCCCTTATGGGTACCAGCAAGTCCTATCATTCCGGTTATGGTATCCTGAAGAACACCATGAGTGGTCATCACTTCTTTAACGCTCAAGTCCATCATGACCATGGATGAAAAAATCTCCTTGGTCGATTGAATCATCTTGTCCTGAATCTCCACGCTAACCTCCTTGTAAAGCAACAGTTATAGAAGTGGTCCAAGAACCTCATTAACCTTATCAGGAGTAAATGGTTTCTTTATCGCCCCAACAGCTCCAAGGGATTTGGCCTCACCAATAATATCATCGCCTGTCTCGGTGGAAATCATCAAGACTGGAATATCTTTCATATTGTCACGGCTGGATTTTTCACGAAGAAAACTAATTCCATCCATATTGGGCATATTGATATCACTCAGTACTATATCAACATTTTCTTTTTCCAGTACTTCAAGAGCTTCAAGTCCATCGGCCGCTTCAAATATATTATCAAAATCGATCCCTGCCTGTCGCAAGGACCTACCTATAATAATCCTCATAGTTTTGGAGTCATCCACTAACAAAACATTCTTACCCATTATTTCCTCCTGCTGAAAAACCTGATTTATGAATTTGACTATTCATTTCTTGAACAATCAGACATCTTTTTCCAAGTAACGTATAACAGTAAAATATTACCAGCTTTTTAGAACAAAAATCAAATATCTTTTCAAAATAATTCTTTCATCCTAAAACAATTGAATGGACTGGTTTTTGCAAGTTGTATGTCAAATATAACTCAACCTGAACTGTAATGAAAAAATATTCCATAATATTCTATATTTTCACTCTGTTAGGACCCCATGTGGCAAATGCCGAGAGTGTCCTTAACAGAATCAATAAAATCAACACTAAGAATGCTGTTGAGTTGTACTGCTCATTCACTAGTATTCCAAGCTATCGATCTAATATCAGGGAAAAAAGAGTCGATTTCATTTTGGAAGATACCACCCTGGACCCGAATCTCAAATTTTTCAAAGCTGACGACAGGATAGTCAAAATTCTGTCACTCAATAAAAATAATAAAACTGTTCTATCATTTTTTTTCAGATATCCACCGCAAAGTTTTGAAGTAACCCCGAATGAAAAAGACAACAAATTAATAGTAAACATCCTGCTTGGAAACCCATATTCCACAGCCTTACCAAATTTTTCATCAAAACTTTCAGGACTGACTATCCTTGAAAGAACTACTAAAGATTTTTCCAATCCTCTTATTGCATCCCCCTATGCCGCGGACTGGCGAAGTTTCTTCAAACTCTACGAATCAAAAATACAGCTCAGCATGCCCGTGCAGTTTACCATGCTGCCTTTTCCTGCAATCGCCTTTCTCCTGCCTGATAGAGAAGAAAACAATTCACTTCTGAGTGCGGAGATTCATGGGCTCGCAAAAGAAGAACTTTGGGATGATCTTCTCCCAATACTTCTCAAGAAGATTACCGTTGAGCAAGATCCTGAAATTAAGAAAAAACTAGCACTTACCTACGGAGAAGTACTCTCAAGAAACAATAATTTTGTTGATGCTTACAAACAGTTTTATCTTCTGGCCGATGAGTACGGAGATGAAGAGATAGGTGTTTTTGCCAAATATCTCCTCATACTGCTCCGAGCCAGATTTGAAGACCCGTTTATTGCAGATTTTGAACTGAGAAAACTCCAGGAATCCATGACTCCTGCCAATCCCTTGACACCCTATTTCAGAATCACTCAGATCGAAACAGCACTGGCAACACAACAATACCCACGGATGCGTTCTCTACTCGAACTCGATGACATTGGATATC comes from Desulfocapsa sulfexigens DSM 10523 and encodes:
- a CDS encoding response regulator: MGKNVLLVDDSKTMRIIIGRSLRQAGIDFDNIFEAADGLEALEVLEKENVDIVLSDINMPNMDGISFLREKSSRDNMKDIPVLMISTETGDDIIGEAKSLGAVGAIKKPFTPDKVNEVLGPLL
- a CDS encoding chemotaxis protein CheX — translated: MDVGQAIIDGTREVFSAMLMVELEVVKIIEGRGGDIPANITSMVGLGKDIRGMLAVHCPSSVARDITGTFLGMEVLEIDEDVKDAIGEIANMVAGNMKNSFAEDGKDIQIAIPTTVIGESFSTSGMSGATRVVVHFAMNGGLFMVELKYID
- a CDS encoding chemotaxis protein CheX codes for the protein MEIQDKMIQSTKEIFSSMVMMDLSVKEVMTTHGVLQDTITGMIGLAGTHKGVLAVHVPYSVALAITSSFLMMDVEEINDDVHDAIGEVANMLGGNVKTILSENGRDIDLSLPSTICGREYSFSSDKEVEKIIIEFDTGKGCFLVEMDLEK